One Glutamicibacter mishrai genomic window carries:
- a CDS encoding LysR family transcriptional regulator, with protein MINPVHLRTLLEVVAHRSFATAATRLGYTASAVSQQMTALERSTGTTLFVRGARSITPTPGALRMVRHAKRVLTDLDALMADVATISTDATDLEEIKLGIFPSLATYALPQILKASDWASLGINLRLWIGEPQQTVAGLGTGGDLDLALIFQVGPGGLSWPASLERTWLGDDQFRVVIPASWPIADDSQLTVDQLAEWPWIFHHPGTSDATLISRLFSSYNIHPQVAAYCDDFNASLSLVSSGLGAALVPDLAMANAPEGLRIVDAPEIRLARSIFALKPENSKKPKVALVLDRLAQILAQ; from the coding sequence GTGATTAATCCAGTTCATCTGCGCACCCTGCTCGAAGTAGTGGCGCATCGCTCCTTTGCCACGGCCGCAACCCGCCTAGGCTACACGGCCAGTGCTGTATCCCAGCAGATGACAGCACTGGAACGAAGCACCGGGACCACGCTCTTCGTCCGCGGCGCCCGCTCGATCACCCCCACCCCGGGAGCCCTGCGCATGGTGCGCCACGCCAAGCGCGTGCTCACCGACCTCGACGCGCTCATGGCCGACGTCGCCACCATCTCCACCGACGCCACAGACCTCGAAGAAATCAAGCTGGGCATTTTCCCCTCGCTGGCAACCTACGCCTTGCCGCAAATTCTCAAAGCCTCGGATTGGGCATCCTTGGGCATCAACCTCAGGTTATGGATCGGCGAGCCCCAGCAGACCGTCGCCGGTCTCGGCACCGGTGGCGACCTTGATCTGGCACTGATCTTCCAGGTAGGACCCGGCGGACTGTCCTGGCCGGCCTCATTGGAACGCACCTGGCTGGGCGATGACCAATTCCGCGTGGTGATCCCGGCTTCATGGCCGATTGCCGATGATTCCCAGCTCACCGTGGACCAGCTGGCCGAGTGGCCATGGATCTTCCACCACCCCGGAACCTCGGATGCAACACTGATTTCCAGGCTGTTCTCCTCGTACAACATCCACCCCCAAGTGGCTGCCTACTGCGACGACTTCAACGCCTCGCTGAGCTTGGTCTCCTCCGGGCTGGGCGCAGCCCTCGTCCCCGATCTGGCCATGGCCAACGCACCCGAGGGCCTGCGCATTGTCGATGCCCCGGAAATCCGCCTGGCACGTTCCATTTTTGCGTTGAAGCCGGAGAACTCGAAGAAGCCGAAGGTCGCCCTGGTGCTCGACCGACTGGCCCAGATCCTGGCCCAGTAG
- a CDS encoding TetR/AcrR family transcriptional regulator — MARPPAARGKVLDAYISLLCEEGERAATLDATAARAGVSKGGLLYHFASKDALADAVIEAAEVHIARDVEAMCSATEGGAAYFIRTSAEADTELDRHLVALHRLAQAGVKNATEKIENTNERWYRGILDDVGSKDLAHLVMLTGEGLYAELSLPGTWYQRNFDGELDRLLQLVSNLKKLGNLNEH; from the coding sequence ATGGCCCGCCCACCTGCTGCCCGCGGCAAAGTGCTGGACGCTTACATCTCGCTATTGTGTGAAGAAGGGGAGCGTGCAGCCACGCTCGATGCCACCGCAGCACGCGCCGGAGTCTCGAAGGGTGGCCTGCTCTATCACTTCGCTTCCAAGGATGCCTTGGCCGATGCCGTTATCGAAGCCGCCGAAGTGCATATCGCCAGGGACGTGGAAGCCATGTGCAGCGCGACCGAAGGCGGCGCCGCCTACTTCATCCGCACCAGTGCAGAAGCCGATACGGAGCTGGACCGCCACTTGGTGGCCCTGCACCGGCTGGCCCAGGCAGGTGTTAAGAATGCCACCGAGAAAATTGAAAACACCAATGAGCGTTGGTACCGGGGAATTCTTGATGATGTAGGAAGCAAGGACCTGGCACATCTGGTCATGCTCACCGGCGAGGGGCTCTATGCCGAGCTCTCTCTTCCGGGCACGTGGTACCAGCGTAATTTTGATGGTGAGCTCGATCGGTTACTACAGTTGGTCTCGAACCTAAAAAAGTTGGGGAATCTCAACGAACACTGA
- a CDS encoding S9 family peptidase — MPMHLPFGSWPSSITAQDVAAGTKPLGGACFYQDHVIVQEGRPAEGGRITLVEYGTDGQQGKELIPAPYNVRSRVHEYGGSSWKLIDEVTGQIIFANFADQRVYTVNIGQGEPTPVTPESTVEGDPKLRFADFTRGPEGSVLAIMEDLRGEPVRHIVQIPLDGSAAQDAANIRILSEAARFVAAPRLNPGGNKLSWISWEHPNMPWDSTFLHLAEFTDTGILASKFIAGGAEESVMQPEWLDDDRLAFISDASGWWNPYVYQDESSRTTRLADRPAEFAGPLWQVGTSWYLVENPHTLLCSYGTGTTSLARVHSDTGGLDDLDLPFTRVRPFAINNDWLLAGTSSMTHGEEITLINLETLEHHAVTRSISDLPDPAMLPSVEEFECKNLAGQSVHALLYRPAQHGYAGLEDELPPFVTFVHGGPTSQASATLSATVAYYTSRGIGVVDVNYGGSTGYGREYRNRLRGAWGVVDVSDTVAVINALIAQKIADPARIGIEGGSAGGWTVLCALTFSDVFTAGISRYGVSDLVGLVQDTHDFESQYMFSLVGPYPEAADLYEKRAPINHVSKISCPVLLLQGDEDKVVPPAQSQVVADALAERGIAHAYILFEGEQHGFRKSENIVRALESSLAFYAQIFGFETDVPAIELS, encoded by the coding sequence ATGCCTATGCACTTGCCTTTCGGATCCTGGCCCTCATCAATCACCGCTCAAGACGTAGCAGCAGGGACAAAGCCACTGGGAGGTGCCTGCTTCTATCAAGACCATGTCATTGTCCAAGAAGGACGGCCAGCCGAAGGCGGGCGCATCACGCTCGTGGAATACGGCACCGATGGCCAGCAGGGCAAGGAACTGATCCCTGCCCCGTACAACGTGCGCTCGCGCGTCCACGAATACGGCGGCTCCAGCTGGAAGCTCATCGATGAAGTCACCGGCCAGATCATTTTCGCTAACTTCGCTGACCAGCGCGTGTACACGGTGAATATCGGCCAAGGCGAGCCAACCCCGGTGACTCCCGAAAGCACCGTTGAGGGCGACCCGAAATTGCGCTTCGCGGATTTCACCCGCGGCCCCGAAGGCAGCGTGCTGGCCATCATGGAAGACCTGCGTGGAGAACCCGTACGTCATATTGTGCAGATCCCGCTCGATGGCAGTGCGGCCCAAGATGCGGCCAATATCCGGATCCTGAGTGAAGCGGCACGCTTCGTGGCGGCCCCGCGGTTGAACCCCGGCGGAAACAAGCTGTCCTGGATCAGCTGGGAACATCCGAATATGCCGTGGGACTCCACCTTCCTGCACTTGGCTGAATTCACCGACACCGGGATCCTGGCGAGCAAGTTCATTGCCGGCGGCGCAGAAGAATCAGTGATGCAGCCAGAATGGCTGGATGATGACCGGCTGGCCTTCATCTCCGATGCCAGTGGCTGGTGGAATCCATACGTATACCAAGACGAATCATCCCGCACCACCCGCCTGGCGGACCGCCCTGCGGAATTCGCCGGACCCCTGTGGCAGGTCGGCACCAGCTGGTACCTGGTGGAAAACCCCCACACCCTGCTGTGCTCCTACGGAACAGGGACGACCTCATTGGCCCGAGTCCATTCAGACACCGGGGGACTGGATGATCTCGACTTGCCTTTCACCCGGGTCCGGCCATTTGCCATCAACAACGACTGGCTGTTGGCAGGGACCTCGTCGATGACCCACGGCGAAGAGATCACCCTGATCAATCTCGAGACCCTCGAACACCACGCAGTGACCCGGTCCATTAGCGACCTGCCGGACCCTGCCATGCTTCCATCGGTCGAGGAATTCGAGTGCAAGAACCTCGCCGGGCAGTCAGTGCACGCCCTGCTCTATCGTCCAGCCCAGCACGGTTACGCCGGGTTGGAAGATGAACTGCCGCCGTTCGTTACCTTTGTCCATGGCGGGCCGACAAGCCAGGCTTCTGCAACGCTGAGCGCCACGGTGGCCTACTACACCTCGCGCGGCATTGGAGTAGTGGATGTGAACTACGGCGGTTCCACAGGCTACGGCCGCGAGTACCGCAACCGCCTGCGTGGAGCATGGGGCGTCGTGGACGTCTCCGATACCGTGGCAGTCATCAACGCCCTGATTGCCCAGAAGATCGCTGACCCTGCACGCATTGGCATCGAAGGCGGCAGCGCCGGCGGCTGGACCGTGCTATGCGCGTTGACCTTCTCCGATGTCTTCACCGCCGGCATCAGCCGCTACGGTGTCTCGGATCTGGTTGGACTGGTCCAGGACACCCACGACTTCGAATCCCAGTACATGTTCTCCCTGGTTGGCCCATACCCCGAGGCAGCTGATCTCTACGAGAAGCGCGCCCCGATCAACCACGTTTCAAAGATCTCCTGCCCGGTACTGCTATTGCAGGGAGATGAGGACAAGGTGGTGCCACCGGCCCAATCCCAGGTGGTCGCTGATGCGCTCGCCGAACGCGGAATCGCCCATGCGTACATTCTTTTTGAAGGCGAACAGCATGGCTTCAGGAAGTCGGAAAATATCGTGCGGGCGCTGGAAAGCTCTCTGGCGTTCTATGCGCAGATCTTCGGCTTCGAGACGGACGTACCCGCTATCGAGCTGTCCTAG
- a CDS encoding DUF1697 domain-containing protein, with the protein MMNKYAVFLRGVNVGGVKVLMKDLTQLLEQGGFSEVTTLLASGNAVLNSTVDDPLVVQEQCNELLREHYQRDIPTLVFTQQEIDELAQPFGLPLPEPVEQHHGYLTLCASALDARELGQAIAGLDEPYPYLVTGRAVQWIVAKGTSTTNGVAKLVQAQAKRRVLTTRNHNTMLRIAKILR; encoded by the coding sequence ATGATGAACAAATACGCCGTCTTTCTTCGAGGCGTGAATGTCGGTGGTGTGAAGGTCCTGATGAAGGACCTCACGCAGCTGCTTGAGCAGGGCGGATTCAGCGAGGTCACCACGCTGCTGGCCAGCGGAAATGCAGTCCTCAACTCCACGGTTGATGATCCCTTGGTAGTCCAAGAGCAATGCAATGAGCTGCTGCGTGAGCACTACCAGCGGGATATCCCCACCCTGGTTTTCACCCAGCAGGAGATCGATGAACTGGCGCAGCCCTTTGGTTTGCCATTGCCTGAACCGGTGGAGCAGCACCATGGATATCTCACCCTGTGCGCCAGCGCGCTGGACGCCCGGGAACTCGGGCAGGCAATAGCTGGCCTGGATGAGCCGTACCCGTACCTGGTCACCGGGCGGGCGGTGCAGTGGATCGTTGCCAAAGGGACCAGCACCACCAATGGGGTCGCAAAACTGGTGCAGGCCCAGGCCAAGCGGCGGGTGCTGACCACACGCAACCACAACACCATGCTCAGAATCGCGAAGATTCTTCGCTAG
- a CDS encoding MFS transporter, with protein MKERSVAVDKLKQNAQLTGGAASGPTGKKLFRAILDTKASATLKPGVNVSVISELRMQPMQHRALSWNPGLTTRLVITVAVSFLLLVGANLATPLYPALQAELKLGAMGTTIAFASYVCSLMFFLCTVGHWSDHIGRRAALVIAVLVSLAGTFVFGSASNLLELCLGRGLQGTGVALATGASAAALRELLPSKPEWASRFTLLASSGGVAFGPVLGGLLANLPGGRSTVFMLQAVLLVLVMIPLTTLQARPAIAMAERGQRGKALAPRRLGIPSTARSQFWLAALVGFLSFAIFGFVLSLAPGYFAQAFDLDAPWIIGLIAGLPLGISALSQVVVRGGAKLLPVGLGLMAVSTVLLAVAAEQKLLVLALLAMVLLGLGQGMSFRTAFATAVAAVSDRQHAQTVSTIYLVTYLGSAVPVIALGWAVGVFGQEISILVFAICCSVLAAVLGLWAVVSQRTKN; from the coding sequence GTGAAAGAACGATCTGTTGCAGTAGACAAACTCAAGCAGAACGCTCAACTCACCGGTGGGGCAGCGAGTGGCCCCACCGGTAAAAAACTTTTCAGGGCGATCCTGGACACCAAGGCCTCAGCTACTTTGAAACCGGGAGTGAACGTGTCTGTCATCAGTGAACTGCGCATGCAGCCCATGCAGCACCGCGCCCTCTCCTGGAATCCGGGATTGACCACACGACTGGTCATCACCGTAGCGGTGAGCTTCCTGCTGTTGGTTGGCGCCAACCTCGCCACCCCGCTGTACCCGGCCTTGCAAGCAGAACTGAAGCTTGGCGCGATGGGAACGACCATCGCCTTCGCCAGCTACGTGTGCTCGCTGATGTTCTTCTTGTGCACCGTGGGCCACTGGTCCGATCACATCGGCCGCCGAGCCGCCCTCGTGATCGCAGTGCTCGTCTCCTTGGCCGGCACCTTCGTCTTCGGTTCTGCCTCCAATCTTCTTGAGCTGTGCCTGGGCCGCGGGCTCCAGGGAACCGGTGTGGCACTGGCAACCGGTGCCAGCGCCGCGGCACTGCGCGAGCTGCTACCTTCTAAACCAGAGTGGGCCTCGCGATTCACGCTCCTGGCTTCCTCCGGCGGCGTGGCTTTCGGCCCGGTATTGGGCGGCCTGCTGGCCAACCTGCCCGGCGGACGCAGTACCGTCTTCATGCTGCAGGCCGTGCTGCTGGTCTTGGTGATGATTCCGCTGACTACCCTTCAGGCCCGGCCGGCGATCGCCATGGCAGAACGCGGCCAGCGCGGCAAGGCCCTGGCCCCACGACGCTTGGGCATCCCGAGCACTGCTCGTTCGCAGTTCTGGCTGGCCGCCTTGGTGGGCTTCTTGAGCTTCGCCATCTTCGGATTCGTGCTCTCCCTGGCCCCGGGATACTTTGCCCAGGCCTTCGACCTGGATGCCCCATGGATCATCGGACTGATTGCCGGCCTGCCGCTGGGAATCTCCGCGCTGTCGCAGGTGGTAGTGCGTGGCGGCGCGAAGCTCTTGCCGGTAGGACTGGGGCTCATGGCGGTATCGACCGTGCTTCTGGCGGTAGCCGCCGAACAGAAGCTGCTGGTCCTGGCTTTGCTGGCCATGGTGCTTCTTGGACTGGGCCAGGGCATGAGCTTCCGGACCGCCTTCGCCACTGCAGTGGCTGCCGTCAGCGACCGACAGCACGCTCAGACCGTATCCACCATCTATCTGGTGACCTACCTGGGCAGCGCGGTTCCCGTGATCGCCTTGGGCTGGGCCGTTGGAGTCTTCGGCCAAGAGATCAGCATCCTGGTCTTTGCTATCTGCTGCTCGGTTTTGGCTGCCGTCCTCGGGTTGTGGGCTGTCGTCTCCCAGCGAACCAAGAACTAG
- a CDS encoding CynX/NimT family MFS transporter yields the protein MTKDSVATPIRGRIGALLGILLLALSLRAAVVSVSPLLARIEADIPFTEFTTGLLAMLAPIAFAVFGLLTPRLIKSFGLEKTLIISLALAVVGQLARVFMPEVYSFLALSIVTLAGYGMGNVVLPPLVKKYFPERIGLVTSGYVTMLAIGTWMAPQFSVPLANLSNWKISIGSWAVLSGVVLIPWMVQLFADRGVTRAEHPVNANGVAHPIAKINPWKSKVAWGLAIYLAGNSAQTYVYFTWLPPYLQNRGLDELAAGNMLALFAILGLPVSLLVPLWVPRLKNPIIAVLIFTACWITGHLGIFLSPTHNTALWVCAAGLGQGTFAIALLMMNLRSRTTYGSGVLSGFAQGLGYAGAAIVPMLFGVVQKATDSWGAAFSMLAGCVVVMLIGAVIINSPRTIEDDSPNTEDLGKLERID from the coding sequence ATGACGAAAGACAGCGTTGCTACCCCCATCCGCGGACGGATAGGAGCGCTTCTGGGCATCCTGCTGTTGGCCCTATCCCTGCGAGCCGCCGTGGTCTCGGTGTCGCCCTTGCTGGCCCGCATTGAAGCCGACATTCCTTTTACGGAGTTCACCACAGGCCTCTTGGCCATGCTCGCTCCGATCGCCTTTGCGGTCTTCGGCTTGCTCACCCCGCGCCTGATCAAATCCTTTGGCCTGGAAAAGACCCTGATCATTTCGCTCGCGCTGGCCGTGGTGGGCCAGCTGGCCCGGGTCTTCATGCCCGAGGTGTATTCGTTCCTGGCCTTGTCCATCGTCACCCTCGCCGGCTACGGCATGGGCAACGTGGTGCTGCCGCCATTGGTGAAGAAATATTTCCCCGAGAGAATTGGCTTGGTCACCAGCGGCTACGTCACGATGCTGGCCATCGGCACCTGGATGGCACCGCAGTTCTCCGTGCCCCTGGCCAACCTGAGCAACTGGAAGATCTCCATCGGCTCCTGGGCCGTGCTCTCCGGCGTCGTATTGATCCCGTGGATGGTGCAGCTATTTGCTGATCGCGGTGTCACCCGCGCGGAACACCCGGTGAACGCCAACGGGGTCGCGCATCCCATTGCCAAGATCAACCCTTGGAAGTCCAAGGTCGCCTGGGGCTTGGCCATCTACCTGGCAGGCAACTCGGCACAAACCTACGTGTACTTCACCTGGCTGCCGCCCTACCTGCAAAACCGCGGTCTGGACGAACTGGCCGCAGGCAATATGCTCGCCCTGTTCGCCATCCTCGGATTGCCCGTGAGCCTGCTGGTTCCGCTGTGGGTTCCCCGGCTGAAGAATCCGATCATCGCAGTGCTGATTTTCACCGCCTGCTGGATCACCGGACACCTGGGCATCTTCCTGTCGCCAACCCACAACACCGCCCTGTGGGTCTGCGCCGCAGGCCTGGGCCAGGGAACTTTCGCGATCGCGCTGCTGATGATGAACCTGCGTTCACGCACTACCTACGGCTCCGGCGTGCTCTCCGGCTTCGCCCAGGGCCTGGGCTATGCCGGTGCTGCCATCGTGCCGATGCTCTTCGGCGTGGTGCAGAAAGCCACGGACTCCTGGGGCGCGGCCTTTTCCATGTTGGCTGGCTGCGTAGTGGTCATGCTCATCGGCGCGGTCATCATCAACTCGCCGCGCACCATCGAGGATGATTCGCCCAATACCGAAGACCTCGGCAAGCTCGAACGCATCGACTAG
- a CDS encoding Lrp/AsnC family transcriptional regulator — MRLDDVDLKVLLALIKDPRIQISELADEVGIARNTAQSRLRRLQRSEILRDGGRDIDLGKLGYDVLAFVTLEVNHRDLDTVITALRQIPNVLEIHETSGRGDVWVRLIATDTHQLQSALRQILRIKGVTRSETTFALHTHLAYRASPLLEHYSEHDH; from the coding sequence GTGCGATTAGACGACGTAGACCTCAAAGTACTGCTCGCCCTCATCAAGGATCCGCGCATCCAGATCTCTGAGCTGGCTGATGAAGTCGGCATTGCCCGCAACACGGCACAGTCCCGGCTGCGCCGACTGCAGCGGTCGGAGATCCTGCGTGATGGCGGCCGCGATATCGACCTCGGCAAGCTGGGCTACGACGTGCTCGCCTTTGTCACCTTGGAAGTCAATCACCGGGATCTCGATACCGTGATCACCGCGCTGCGGCAGATCCCCAACGTCCTAGAAATCCATGAGACCTCCGGACGCGGAGATGTCTGGGTCCGGCTGATTGCCACCGACACCCACCAGTTGCAGTCCGCACTGCGTCAGATCTTGCGCATCAAGGGCGTCACTCGTTCGGAAACGACCTTCGCGTTGCACACACATTTGGCCTACCGTGCCTCTCCTCTGCTGGAGCACTATTCCGAACACGATCATTAA
- a CDS encoding cold-shock protein: MATGIVKWFNAEKGFGFIAPDSGDPDVFAHFTAIQTQGFRTLDEGQKVEFEVVEGPKGLQAADIRAL, from the coding sequence ATGGCAACCGGAATCGTAAAGTGGTTCAACGCTGAAAAGGGCTTCGGCTTCATCGCTCCAGACAGCGGAGACCCAGATGTCTTCGCTCACTTCACGGCCATTCAGACCCAGGGCTTCCGCACCCTGGACGAAGGCCAGAAGGTTGAGTTTGAAGTTGTAGAGGGTCCAAAGGGTCTGCAGGCTGCAGACATCCGCGCTCTCTAA
- a CDS encoding LLM class flavin-dependent oxidoreductase: MKLSILDLAPVAPGQTISDSFKSSVRLAQAAERHGYERVWYAEHHNMPTIASSATSLVISHVAHHTETIRLGSGGVMLPNHSPLVIAEQFGTLASIYGDRIDLGLGRAPGTDMTTLRALRREPSAADSFPHDVLELQAYLAGESRVPTVQATPGAGTNVPLYILGSSLFGAKLAAQFGLPYSFASHFAPAALHEAIRVYRDEFTPSDQLSEPYVIAGVGVAAAETAEKAHEVLNVAKRHRVASFLGRNAKKEFTEAEVDMLMDTPQAEQILDMMRYTAVGTGEQVADYLQHFATAAQADELITIHYPTEEQDRLASVKITAEASALVSAK; this comes from the coding sequence GTGAAGCTTTCTATTTTGGATCTTGCCCCGGTCGCTCCCGGGCAGACAATCTCCGACTCATTCAAGTCCTCCGTCCGTCTGGCCCAAGCTGCTGAGCGCCATGGCTACGAGCGTGTCTGGTACGCCGAGCACCACAACATGCCAACCATCGCCTCCAGCGCCACCTCGCTGGTCATCAGCCACGTAGCCCACCACACGGAAACCATCCGCCTGGGCTCCGGCGGCGTCATGCTCCCGAACCATTCCCCGCTGGTGATTGCTGAGCAGTTCGGCACCTTGGCCTCCATCTACGGTGATCGCATTGACCTTGGATTGGGCCGCGCGCCGGGCACCGATATGACCACATTGCGCGCCTTGCGCCGTGAGCCTTCGGCCGCCGATTCCTTCCCTCACGACGTGCTGGAATTGCAGGCCTACCTGGCTGGCGAATCCCGCGTGCCTACGGTCCAGGCGACCCCAGGTGCCGGAACCAACGTTCCGCTGTACATTCTGGGATCCTCGCTCTTCGGCGCGAAGCTCGCAGCCCAGTTCGGCCTGCCTTATTCTTTCGCCTCGCACTTCGCACCGGCCGCGCTGCATGAAGCGATCCGCGTCTACCGCGACGAGTTCACCCCATCGGACCAGCTCTCCGAGCCATACGTGATTGCCGGCGTGGGCGTCGCCGCGGCGGAAACCGCAGAGAAAGCCCACGAGGTTCTCAACGTGGCCAAGCGCCATCGCGTTGCCAGCTTCCTTGGCCGCAACGCCAAGAAGGAATTCACTGAAGCAGAAGTCGATATGCTCATGGATACTCCGCAGGCGGAGCAGATCCTGGACATGATGCGCTACACCGCGGTGGGCACCGGAGAGCAGGTTGCTGATTACCTGCAACACTTCGCCACTGCAGCCCAGGCGGATGAACTGATCACCATTCACTACCCCACCGAAGAACAAGATCGACTCGCTTCGGTCAAGATCACCGCTGAAGCCAGCGCACTGGTCTCAGCCAAGTAA
- a CDS encoding trimeric intracellular cation channel family protein produces the protein MYILIELVGIFFFAVAGSLMAARRGFDILGSAFLGGVCGLGGGVVRDLILNESPATFEHPIYFVPPVLAALCVYAFTPAVQKLHRLVQLFDAAGLGLFCVTGTMKALEHQFNPVTAVLLGVITSVGGGLMRDVISNVTPDLFNPRDIYALAAMVGSGLTVIAWHAGFMSVGLGAGIAGLAFLIRVLSLRFGWSVPLAAGHWHRAKQNPPAPDGPQRHF, from the coding sequence ATGTACATCCTGATTGAACTCGTCGGTATCTTCTTCTTTGCCGTGGCGGGATCCTTGATGGCGGCCCGCCGAGGATTCGATATCCTGGGGTCCGCCTTCTTGGGAGGCGTGTGCGGCTTGGGCGGCGGCGTGGTCCGCGATTTGATTCTTAATGAATCGCCCGCGACCTTTGAACACCCCATCTACTTTGTCCCGCCGGTTTTGGCAGCCCTGTGCGTTTACGCGTTCACGCCCGCAGTCCAGAAATTGCATCGACTCGTCCAGCTATTTGATGCTGCCGGACTCGGACTGTTTTGTGTCACGGGAACAATGAAAGCCCTGGAACATCAGTTCAATCCAGTGACCGCGGTGCTGCTGGGAGTGATCACCAGTGTTGGCGGAGGTTTGATGCGAGACGTCATTTCCAACGTGACTCCGGATTTGTTCAACCCGCGCGATATCTACGCGCTAGCTGCCATGGTGGGCTCCGGGCTGACGGTTATCGCTTGGCATGCGGGATTCATGAGTGTTGGGCTGGGCGCCGGGATCGCCGGCCTCGCATTCCTCATTCGCGTGCTGTCGCTGCGGTTCGGCTGGTCGGTGCCGCTGGCTGCTGGCCACTGGCATCGCGCCAAGCAGAACCCGCCGGCTCCCGATGGGCCGCAGCGCCACTTCTGA
- a CDS encoding MFS transporter codes for MSSNISERATVLSKPRRWAALAVLIFPVLLISVDNTVLSFAVPAITSALSPSGNQLLWIIDIYPLVLAGLLVPMGSFGDRIGRRRLLLIGATGFALVSAVAAFATDANQLVAARALLGIFGAMLMPATLSLIRTIFPDATERRTAIAVWAAAFSGGAVLGPIVGGLLLEHFWWGSVFLMAVPMLLPLLIGGLILVPESKDPNPGRVDPLSIVLIIFTLLPFTYAIKTFATAPWFVILGAVAVAVISGVAFVQRQLKQETPMLDVRLFKNAAFSGALMVNLIGVFSLVGFIYFVSQHLQLIAGLSPIEAGLWMTPGLVLTMLFGLIAVGLSRRFGSPNIMAVGLVFSAIAYTLVMVAGEGSNAVLLMVAFAVLGTGIGMTETLSNDMTLAAVPASKAGAASAISETAYEIGSVLGVAVLGTILNSVYSSRLLVPGSLSQDQAELAGETLGGAHQVASSLGGSDAQSLIESAAQAFDHGVLLTSSIAAALSLVAAVLVFRVIKPAIR; via the coding sequence ATGAGCTCAAACATCTCCGAACGCGCCACGGTTCTCAGCAAGCCGCGCCGTTGGGCGGCGTTGGCTGTTCTCATCTTCCCGGTCCTGCTCATCTCCGTAGACAACACCGTTTTGTCCTTCGCAGTGCCCGCAATTACTTCCGCGCTCTCCCCCAGCGGCAACCAGCTGCTGTGGATCATCGACATCTACCCGCTCGTTCTCGCGGGCCTGCTGGTTCCCATGGGCTCCTTCGGCGACCGCATCGGGCGCCGCCGCCTGCTGCTGATCGGCGCCACGGGATTCGCCCTCGTCTCGGCAGTTGCCGCTTTCGCCACCGACGCCAACCAGCTGGTGGCAGCACGTGCGCTGCTGGGCATCTTCGGCGCCATGCTGATGCCGGCAACCCTGTCGCTGATCCGCACCATCTTCCCCGACGCCACCGAACGCCGCACCGCCATCGCCGTCTGGGCGGCAGCCTTCTCCGGCGGCGCGGTCCTCGGCCCGATTGTCGGCGGACTGCTGCTGGAGCACTTCTGGTGGGGCTCGGTCTTCTTGATGGCCGTGCCTATGCTCTTGCCACTGCTCATCGGCGGGCTGATCCTGGTTCCCGAATCCAAGGACCCGAATCCGGGCCGCGTTGATCCGCTGTCCATCGTGCTGATCATTTTCACCCTCTTGCCTTTCACCTATGCCATCAAGACCTTCGCTACCGCACCGTGGTTTGTCATTCTCGGTGCCGTGGCGGTGGCCGTGATCAGCGGTGTCGCCTTCGTGCAGCGCCAGCTGAAGCAGGAAACCCCGATGCTTGATGTGCGCCTGTTCAAGAACGCAGCATTCTCCGGCGCGCTGATGGTGAACCTGATCGGCGTATTCTCGCTGGTCGGCTTCATCTACTTCGTCTCCCAGCACCTGCAGCTGATTGCCGGGCTGAGCCCGATTGAAGCGGGGCTATGGATGACGCCGGGCTTGGTGCTCACCATGCTTTTCGGATTGATCGCAGTGGGGCTCTCACGCCGCTTCGGATCACCGAACATCATGGCAGTGGGACTGGTCTTCTCCGCCATCGCCTACACCTTGGTCATGGTGGCAGGCGAAGGTTCCAACGCGGTTTTGCTCATGGTGGCTTTCGCGGTGCTGGGCACCGGGATCGGCATGACCGAGACCTTGTCCAATGACATGACGCTGGCAGCCGTTCCCGCGTCGAAGGCCGGTGCCGCATCGGCTATCTCGGAAACGGCCTACGAGATCGGTTCGGTTCTGGGTGTTGCCGTGCTGGGCACCATCTTGAACTCCGTGTATTCCTCGCGACTGCTGGTGCCTGGTTCATTGAGCCAGGATCAGGCCGAGCTCGCTGGCGAAACCCTGGGCGGAGCGCATCAGGTGGCTTCTTCGCTGGGCGGCAGTGATGCCCAGTCGCTCATCGAGTCAGCCGCGCAGGCCTTCGATCACGGCGTATTACTTACTTCGAGCATCGCCGCCGCCCTGTCACTGGTGGCCGCAGTTCTCGTATTTCGCGTCATCAAACCGGCAATTCGGTGA